One region of Mycolicibacterium insubricum genomic DNA includes:
- a CDS encoding steroid 3-ketoacyl-CoA thiolase, whose protein sequence is MGKPVIVEATRSPIGKRNGWLSGLHATELLGAVQKALVTKAGIDPADVDQVIGGCVTQYGEQANNVTRQSWLIAGLPEHVGATSVDCQCGSAQQANHLIAGLIATDAIDIGVACGIEAMSRVGLGANGGGARAASWDIDLPNQFEAAERIAKRRGITRADVDALGLASQRRARRAWDEGRFDREISAIEAPVIDENKQPTAELNWVSRDQGLRETTADGLASLKPVIEGGIHTAGTSSQISDGAAAVLWMDEDKAKALGFTPRARIVSQANVGAETYYHLDGPVQSTARVMERSGMSLADIDLVEINEAFASVVLSWAKVYDADMDKVNVNGGAIALGHPVGSTGARLITTALHELERTDKSTALITMCAGGALSTATIIERL, encoded by the coding sequence ATGGGTAAACCTGTGATCGTCGAAGCCACCCGCAGCCCGATCGGAAAGCGCAATGGTTGGCTCTCCGGACTACACGCCACCGAACTGCTCGGGGCGGTGCAGAAGGCACTTGTGACCAAGGCCGGCATCGACCCGGCCGACGTCGATCAGGTTATCGGCGGTTGCGTCACCCAGTACGGCGAACAGGCGAATAACGTGACCCGGCAGTCCTGGCTGATCGCCGGGCTGCCCGAACACGTCGGCGCCACCAGTGTCGACTGCCAGTGCGGTAGCGCCCAGCAGGCCAATCACCTGATCGCCGGGTTGATCGCCACCGACGCGATCGATATCGGCGTCGCCTGCGGCATCGAGGCGATGAGCCGGGTGGGACTCGGCGCCAACGGCGGCGGTGCCCGGGCTGCGTCCTGGGACATCGACCTGCCCAACCAGTTCGAGGCCGCGGAGCGGATCGCCAAGCGCCGTGGCATCACCCGCGCCGATGTGGACGCGCTCGGCCTGGCGTCGCAGCGCCGCGCCCGACGGGCCTGGGACGAGGGCCGGTTCGACCGGGAGATCTCGGCCATCGAGGCGCCGGTGATCGACGAGAACAAGCAGCCGACGGCCGAACTCAACTGGGTCAGCCGCGATCAGGGCCTGCGGGAGACCACCGCCGACGGGCTGGCGTCGCTGAAGCCGGTGATCGAGGGCGGGATCCACACCGCCGGCACATCGTCGCAGATTTCCGACGGGGCGGCCGCGGTGCTGTGGATGGACGAGGACAAGGCCAAGGCCCTCGGGTTCACGCCTCGGGCCCGGATCGTCAGCCAGGCCAATGTCGGCGCGGAGACCTACTACCACCTCGACGGCCCGGTGCAGTCCACCGCCCGGGTGATGGAGCGCTCCGGGATGTCGCTGGCCGATATCGACTTGGTGGAGATCAACGAGGCGTTCGCGTCGGTGGTGCTGTCCTGGGCGAAGGTGTACGACGCCGACATGGACAAGGTGAACGTCAACGGCGGCGCGATCGCCCTGGGCCACCCGGTCGGCTCCACCGGCGCCCGGCTGATCACCACCGCGCTGCACGAGCTGGAGCGCACCGATAAATCCACCGCGCTGATCACCATGTGCGCCGGCGGGGCGCTGTCCACCGCGACGATCATCGAGCGTCTCTGA
- a CDS encoding nitroreductase family deazaflavin-dependent oxidoreductase — MANPPKPLSPKQVERLNAPSTGTAIKWMSRIQTWIFKKSGGRFGDKFLRGAAVGILTTMGRKSGEPRDSPLLYLQEGRRIVLVASQGGRATDPMWYLNLKANPEVTFQTKGETLSLVARDATDAERDEYWPKLDAMYPDFVNYRSYTDRKIPIIICDPA, encoded by the coding sequence ATGGCCAATCCACCGAAACCGCTGAGCCCCAAGCAGGTCGAGCGACTCAACGCACCGTCTACCGGCACGGCGATCAAGTGGATGTCGCGGATCCAGACCTGGATCTTCAAGAAGAGCGGGGGCCGGTTCGGCGACAAGTTCCTGCGTGGCGCCGCGGTCGGCATCCTGACGACGATGGGCCGCAAGTCCGGTGAGCCGCGGGACAGTCCGCTGCTGTATCTGCAGGAGGGCCGGCGCATTGTGCTGGTCGCCTCCCAGGGCGGCCGGGCCACCGACCCGATGTGGTACCTGAACCTGAAGGCCAATCCCGAGGTCACCTTCCAGACCAAGGGGGAGACGCTGTCGCTGGTGGCCCGGGACGCCACCGACGCCGAGCGTGACGAGTACTGGCCCAAGCTCGACGCCATGTACCCGGATTTCGTGAACTACCGGTCCTACACCGACCGCAAGATCCCGATCATCATCTGCGACCCCGCGTAG
- a CDS encoding PPE family protein, which yields MASPPEVHSAALSSGPGPGPLLSVAATWSSLGLEYAAVAEELRAVLASTHTTAWHGPSAERYVFAHEPYLAWLTTAATHSAEHAARHETVASAYTGALAAMPTLAELAANHAAHGVLVATNFLGINTIPIALNEADYVRMWIQAATAMATYDAVSQASLASAPQSSAAPPILHHDEHDHDGDHDHDGDHGDHDHDHDHGGIHDGDLDPTDPQWWLDFGGELGEFAEIILTDLLTNPAALLTDLPIIMADLTFHASQLAATLSQFAPALIQPALGLAITNLGWAIGLAGLAGVQPGLPTLATDALPPDPVAATSTGSTPTSATGGAATTPTGPPPASASATSAAPTSAAPAAPAAGAGPGFVPPYVIGPLSAFGRARVATAARAVRTAPKSDDAAEESVAAARDRDRARARRRRGARTPGNEFTDLTAGIGVLPETSAQESDSGAGRLGFSGVQTDPVGVPASGLTTLAADDLGRGPTVPLLPEGWRDETG from the coding sequence ATGGCCTCGCCCCCGGAGGTGCACTCGGCGGCGCTGAGCAGCGGACCGGGCCCCGGCCCGCTGCTGTCGGTCGCGGCCACCTGGTCATCGTTGGGCCTGGAGTACGCCGCCGTCGCAGAGGAGTTGCGCGCGGTGCTGGCAAGCACCCATACGACGGCCTGGCACGGCCCCAGTGCCGAGAGGTACGTCTTTGCCCACGAGCCCTACCTGGCCTGGCTGACGACGGCGGCCACCCACAGCGCGGAGCATGCCGCCCGGCACGAGACAGTGGCCTCGGCCTACACCGGCGCCCTGGCCGCCATGCCCACGCTGGCCGAACTGGCCGCCAACCACGCCGCCCACGGTGTCCTGGTGGCGACCAATTTCCTTGGCATCAACACGATCCCGATCGCGCTGAACGAGGCCGACTACGTGCGTATGTGGATCCAGGCGGCGACCGCGATGGCCACCTACGATGCCGTCTCCCAAGCTTCGCTGGCGTCTGCCCCGCAGAGCAGCGCCGCGCCGCCGATCCTGCACCACGACGAGCACGACCACGACGGTGACCACGACCACGACGGTGACCATGGCGATCATGACCACGACCATGACCACGGCGGAATCCACGACGGCGATCTGGATCCGACCGACCCGCAGTGGTGGCTCGACTTCGGTGGCGAACTGGGCGAATTCGCCGAGATCATCCTGACCGACCTGCTGACCAACCCGGCCGCGCTGCTGACCGACCTGCCGATCATCATGGCCGACCTGACATTTCACGCCAGCCAGCTGGCCGCCACGCTGAGCCAGTTCGCGCCGGCCCTGATCCAGCCGGCCCTCGGCCTGGCCATCACCAACCTGGGGTGGGCAATCGGCCTGGCCGGCTTGGCCGGCGTCCAGCCCGGCCTACCGACTCTCGCCACCGATGCGCTGCCTCCCGACCCGGTGGCCGCAACGAGCACGGGAAGCACGCCCACCAGCGCCACCGGCGGCGCCGCGACGACGCCCACCGGTCCCCCGCCCGCGTCGGCCTCCGCAACCTCTGCCGCACCCACCTCGGCCGCCCCGGCGGCTCCGGCCGCCGGGGCCGGTCCCGGGTTCGTCCCGCCCTATGTGATCGGGCCGCTTTCCGCCTTCGGCCGGGCCCGGGTCGCCACCGCGGCCCGCGCGGTCCGCACGGCACCGAAATCCGATGACGCCGCCGAGGAATCCGTCGCGGCAGCCCGGGACCGGGATCGGGCACGGGCCCGACGGCGCCGGGGCGCTCGCACCCCCGGCAACGAATTCACCGATCTGACAGCGGGTATCGGCGTTCTGCCGGAAACCTCGGCCCAGGAATCCGACAGCGGTGCCGGCCGCCTGGGGTTCTCCGGGGTGCAGACCGACCCGGTCGGTGTGCCGGCGAGCGGTCTGACCACCCTGGCCGCCGACGACCTGGGCCGCGGACCGACCGTTCCGCTGCTACCTGAGGGCTGGCGCGACGAGACCGGCTAG
- a CDS encoding lipid-transfer protein, producing MTLSGRAAIAGIGATDFSKNSGRSELRLAAEAVTDALDDAGLSPADVDGLVTFTMDSNLETAVARSTGIGELSFFSQIGYGGGAAAATVQQAALAVASGVAEVVVAYRAFNERSEFRFGQVMTGLTVNADSRGVEYSWSYPHGLSTPAASVAMIARRYMHEYGATSADFGAVSVADRKHAATNPKAHFYGKPITISDHQNSRMIADPLRLLDCCQETDGGVAIVVTTAERARDLRHRPAVIEAAAQGAGADQFTMYSYYRDELGLPEMGVVGRQLWAQSGLSPADIQTAILYDHFTPYTLLQLEELGFCGAGEAKDFIANGAIELGGRLPINTHGGQLGEGYLHGMNGIAEAVRQLRGTSVNQVSGVEHVLVTAGTGVPTSGLILG from the coding sequence ATGACACTCTCCGGTAGGGCGGCCATCGCCGGTATCGGCGCCACCGACTTCTCCAAGAACTCCGGGCGCAGTGAACTGCGGCTGGCCGCCGAGGCGGTGACCGACGCGCTCGACGACGCCGGCCTGAGCCCCGCCGACGTCGACGGCCTGGTCACCTTCACCATGGACTCCAACCTGGAGACCGCGGTGGCCCGGTCCACCGGCATCGGTGAGCTGAGCTTCTTCTCCCAGATCGGTTACGGCGGCGGTGCGGCGGCGGCGACGGTGCAGCAGGCCGCGCTGGCGGTGGCCTCCGGCGTCGCCGAGGTCGTCGTCGCCTACCGGGCGTTCAACGAGCGTTCGGAATTCCGGTTTGGTCAGGTGATGACCGGCCTGACCGTCAACGCCGACTCCCGCGGCGTGGAATACAGCTGGTCCTACCCGCACGGGCTGAGCACCCCGGCCGCCTCGGTCGCCATGATCGCCCGGCGCTACATGCACGAATACGGCGCCACCAGCGCCGATTTCGGTGCGGTGTCGGTCGCCGACCGTAAACACGCCGCCACCAACCCCAAGGCGCATTTCTACGGCAAGCCGATCACCATCTCCGACCACCAGAACTCGCGGATGATCGCCGACCCGCTGCGCCTGCTGGACTGCTGCCAGGAGACCGACGGTGGGGTGGCCATCGTGGTCACCACCGCCGAGCGGGCCCGCGATCTGCGGCATCGGCCCGCGGTCATCGAGGCCGCCGCCCAGGGCGCCGGTGCGGACCAGTTCACCATGTACTCCTACTACCGCGACGAACTCGGCCTGCCCGAGATGGGCGTGGTCGGCCGCCAGCTGTGGGCGCAGTCCGGACTGTCCCCGGCCGACATCCAGACCGCGATCCTCTATGACCACTTCACCCCCTACACGCTGCTGCAGCTGGAGGAGCTCGGCTTCTGCGGCGCCGGGGAGGCCAAGGACTTCATCGCCAATGGCGCCATCGAACTGGGTGGACGGCTGCCGATCAACACCCATGGCGGCCAGCTCGGCGAGGGCTACCTGCACGGCATGAACGGCATCGCCGAGGCCGTGCGCCAGCTGCGCGGTACCTCGGTCAACCAGGTCTCGGGCGTCGAGCACGTGCTGGTGACCGCCGGCACCGGCGTGCCCACCTCGGGCCTGATCCTGGGCTAG
- a CDS encoding acyl-CoA dehydrogenase family protein → MDFTPGPEQQAVVDVVTAVAGKDNSWQGLVDGGVTALGVPERLGGDGLGLAEMAAALTEVGRTGHVGPALATLGLGLIPLLELAAPDQQDRYLAGVADGTRLSAALHEPGTALPATPSVMLADGRLTGTKIGVPYADGADWLLVSADAGVAVVAPTAAGVALVKTPTSNGSDEYVVTFTDAPVDGVLAGATPARVNELALAAIGAFGAGLVAGALRLTADYVATREQFGRPLSTFQTVAAQLSEVYIASRTIDLLATSVAWRLSEGLDAAEDLAILGYWLASQAPPAMRLCHHLHGGMGMDITYPMDRYYSSIKDLTRLLGGPAQQLDRLDRVGA, encoded by the coding sequence GTGGATTTCACGCCGGGGCCTGAACAGCAGGCCGTGGTCGACGTGGTGACCGCCGTAGCGGGTAAGGACAACTCCTGGCAGGGCCTGGTCGACGGTGGCGTCACCGCGCTGGGTGTGCCCGAGCGCCTCGGTGGCGACGGGCTGGGGCTGGCCGAGATGGCCGCCGCGCTGACCGAGGTCGGCCGGACCGGTCACGTCGGACCGGCGCTGGCCACCCTCGGGCTCGGGCTCATTCCGCTACTCGAGCTGGCCGCCCCCGACCAGCAGGACCGGTATCTGGCCGGGGTCGCCGACGGCACACGACTGTCCGCGGCGCTGCACGAGCCCGGCACCGCACTGCCCGCCACCCCGTCGGTGATGCTGGCCGACGGGCGCCTGACCGGCACCAAAATCGGTGTGCCGTATGCCGATGGCGCGGACTGGCTGCTGGTGAGCGCCGACGCGGGCGTGGCGGTGGTGGCCCCGACGGCCGCCGGCGTCGCGCTGGTCAAGACGCCGACCTCCAACGGCTCCGACGAGTACGTGGTGACCTTCACCGACGCCCCGGTCGACGGCGTACTGGCGGGCGCGACGCCTGCCCGGGTCAACGAACTCGCGCTGGCCGCCATCGGCGCGTTCGGCGCCGGACTGGTGGCCGGGGCGCTGCGGCTGACCGCCGACTACGTCGCTACCCGCGAGCAGTTCGGCCGACCGCTGTCGACCTTCCAGACCGTCGCCGCGCAGCTGTCCGAAGTGTACATCGCCTCGCGCACCATCGACCTGCTGGCCACCTCGGTCGCCTGGCGGCTGTCCGAAGGTCTGGACGCCGCCGAGGATCTGGCGATCCTCGGCTACTGGCTGGCCTCGCAGGCGCCCCCGGCGATGCGGTTGTGTCACCACCTGCACGGCGGCATGGGCATGGACATCACCTACCCGATGGACCGCTACTACTCATCGATCAAGGACCTGACCCGGTTACTCGGCGGACCCGCGCAGCAGCTCGACCGCCTGGATCGGGTGGGAGCGTAA
- a CDS encoding cytochrome P450, with protein sequence MANLSFPSTFDPLDAELNLAGLPVEQLAELRRSEPIHWVDIPGGSGGFGDKGYWLLTRHADVKEVSRRSDVFSSAMNGAIPTWPQTMTREAVDVQKAVLLNMDAPHHTRLRKIISRGFTPRAIGRLRDELNARAQNIVKTAASLQVGDFVEQVACELPLQAIAELIGVPQEDRDKLFRWSNEMTAGEDPEFADIDPAMSSFEVITYAMKMAEERRKNPTDDIVTQLIEADIDGEHLSDDEFGFFVIMLAVAGNETSRNSTTHGMIAFAQNPDQWELFKRERPETAVDEIVRWATPVSAFQRTANCDTELAGVKIKEGERVVMSYRSANFDESVFEDPYTFNILRDPNPHVGFGGTGAHYCIGANLARMTISLIFNAVADHMPDLTPIGEPERLMSGWLNGIKHWQVDYTGKEA encoded by the coding sequence ATGGCGAACCTGAGTTTCCCGAGTACCTTCGATCCGCTCGACGCCGAACTGAACCTGGCCGGCCTGCCGGTGGAGCAGCTCGCCGAACTGCGCCGGTCCGAACCGATCCACTGGGTCGACATCCCGGGTGGTTCCGGCGGCTTCGGCGACAAGGGCTACTGGCTGCTGACCCGGCACGCCGACGTCAAGGAGGTGTCGCGCCGCAGCGACGTGTTCTCCTCGGCGATGAACGGTGCCATCCCGACCTGGCCGCAGACGATGACCCGCGAGGCCGTCGACGTGCAGAAGGCCGTCCTGCTCAACATGGACGCACCGCACCACACCCGGCTGCGCAAGATCATCTCGCGCGGCTTCACCCCGCGGGCCATCGGCCGGCTCCGCGACGAGCTCAACGCCCGCGCACAGAACATCGTCAAGACCGCCGCCAGCCTCCAGGTCGGCGACTTCGTCGAGCAGGTGGCGTGCGAGCTGCCGCTGCAGGCCATCGCCGAGCTGATCGGCGTTCCCCAGGAGGACCGGGACAAGCTGTTCCGCTGGTCCAACGAGATGACCGCCGGTGAAGACCCCGAGTTCGCCGACATCGACCCGGCCATGTCGTCGTTCGAGGTGATCACCTACGCCATGAAGATGGCCGAGGAGCGCCGCAAGAACCCCACCGACGACATCGTCACCCAGCTGATCGAGGCCGATATCGACGGCGAACACCTCTCCGACGACGAGTTCGGTTTCTTCGTCATCATGCTCGCCGTCGCCGGCAACGAGACCAGCCGCAACTCCACCACGCACGGCATGATCGCCTTCGCGCAGAACCCCGACCAGTGGGAGCTGTTCAAGCGGGAGCGCCCAGAGACCGCGGTCGACGAGATCGTCCGCTGGGCCACCCCCGTCTCGGCGTTCCAGCGCACCGCCAACTGCGACACCGAGCTGGCCGGGGTGAAGATCAAGGAAGGCGAGCGGGTGGTGATGTCCTACCGCTCCGCCAACTTCGACGAGTCGGTGTTCGAGGACCCCTACACCTTCAACATCCTGCGCGACCCCAACCCGCACGTCGGGTTCGGGGGCACCGGAGCGCACTACTGCATCGGCGCCAACCTGGCCCGGATGACCATCAGCCTGATCTTCAACGCGGTGGCCGACCATATGCCGGACCTGACCCCGATCGGGGAGCCGGAGCGGCTGATGTCGGGCTGGCTCAACGGGATCAAGCACTGGCAGGTCGACTACACCGGAAAAGAGGCGTAG
- a CDS encoding MaoC family dehydratase — protein sequence MSPLTDVTVGTALPELAFYGDPTFIVSTAIATRDYQDVHHDRDKAQAKGSKDIFVNILTDTGLVQRYLTDWAGPTARIKSIKLRLGVPWYAYDTVTFRGEVTEVDADLVTVKVTGANSLGDHVVATATLTLGSPA from the coding sequence ATGAGCCCACTGACCGACGTGACCGTGGGCACCGCGCTGCCCGAGCTCGCCTTCTACGGCGACCCGACGTTCATCGTGTCCACCGCGATCGCTACCCGCGACTACCAGGACGTCCACCACGACCGGGACAAGGCCCAGGCCAAGGGCTCCAAGGACATCTTCGTCAACATCCTGACCGACACCGGGCTGGTGCAGCGCTACCTGACGGACTGGGCGGGCCCGACCGCGCGCATCAAGTCCATCAAGCTGCGCCTGGGCGTGCCGTGGTACGCCTACGACACGGTGACCTTCCGCGGCGAGGTCACCGAGGTCGACGCGGACCTGGTGACGGTCAAGGTCACCGGTGCCAACAGCCTCGGTGACCACGTCGTCGCCACCGCCACTCTCACGTTGGGGAGCCCCGCATGA
- a CDS encoding bifunctional MaoC family dehydratase N-terminal/OB-fold nucleic acid binding domain-containing protein: MTPEQLQAGIDAIVAAGRSTPRAGREPVNEPMMHHWLDAIGDTNPIYLDADAARAAGHPGVVAPPAMIQVWTMMGLGGVRPDDDPLGLIMNLFDDAGFVGVVATNCEQTYHRYLMPGERVSISAEITDVVGPKQTALGEAYFVTQKIVWSTVDTGEDVAEMMWRIMKFLPRDGASDTAAAAVPDDLDPDKLMRPASSRDTKFFWDGVNVHELRILRRPDGTLVHPPIPALWKDREESYGPDDYVVSSGRGSVYSYVVHHAPKVPGRTCPFVVALVELEEGVRMLGELRGVDPDAVHIGMPVRATYLDFPDSDVSPGWTLYAWEEDQR; encoded by the coding sequence ATGACACCAGAGCAGCTGCAGGCGGGCATCGACGCGATCGTCGCCGCGGGGCGCAGCACCCCGCGGGCCGGGCGGGAACCCGTCAACGAACCGATGATGCATCACTGGCTCGACGCCATCGGTGACACCAACCCGATCTACCTCGACGCCGACGCCGCACGCGCGGCCGGGCACCCGGGCGTCGTCGCGCCGCCGGCGATGATCCAGGTGTGGACCATGATGGGCCTGGGCGGCGTCCGTCCCGACGACGACCCGCTGGGCCTGATCATGAACCTGTTCGACGACGCCGGATTCGTCGGCGTCGTCGCCACCAACTGCGAGCAGACCTACCACCGCTATCTGATGCCGGGGGAGCGGGTCAGCATCTCCGCGGAGATCACCGACGTCGTCGGGCCCAAGCAGACCGCGCTCGGCGAGGCCTACTTCGTCACCCAGAAGATCGTCTGGAGCACCGTCGACACCGGCGAGGATGTCGCCGAAATGATGTGGCGCATCATGAAATTCCTGCCGCGGGACGGCGCCTCGGACACCGCGGCCGCCGCCGTTCCCGACGACCTGGACCCCGACAAACTGATGCGCCCCGCCTCCTCGCGGGACACCAAATTCTTCTGGGACGGCGTCAACGTCCACGAACTGCGCATCCTGCGCCGGCCGGACGGCACCCTGGTGCACCCGCCGATCCCGGCGCTGTGGAAGGACCGCGAAGAGTCCTACGGCCCGGACGACTACGTCGTGTCCTCGGGCCGCGGCAGCGTATACAGCTACGTCGTGCACCACGCCCCGAAGGTCCCCGGGCGCACCTGCCCGTTCGTCGTCGCGCTGGTCGAACTGGAGGAGGGCGTGCGGATGCTCGGCGAACTGCGCGGCGTCGATCCGGACGCCGTGCACATCGGCATGCCGGTCCGGGCAACCTATCTCGACTTTCCCGACAGCGACGTCAGCCCGGGCTGGACCCTGTACGCGTGGGAGGAAGACCAGCGATGA
- the fadE29 gene encoding acyl-CoA dehydrogenase FadE29, with amino-acid sequence MYIDLTPEQRALQAELREYFSTLISPEEAKAMESDRHNEAYRTVIKRMGSDGKLGVGWPKEYGGLGFGPVEQQIFINEANRADIPLPMVTLQTVGPTLQALGTEEQKRKFLPGILSGDVHFAIGYSEPEAGTDLASLRTTAVRRRGESGDHYVVNGQKMWTTGAHDADYIWLACRTDPTAAKHKGISILIVDTKDPGYSWTPIILSDGAHHTNASYYNDVRVPADMLVGEENGGWKLITTQLNHERVGLGPAGRVAGIYDQVNTWARTPGSDGAAPIAHDAVRRLLGQIRSIWRINELLNWQVAASGETIAVADAAATKVFSTERIQEVGRLSEEILAYGNPADPHTAAIMEWLDKMTKRNLVITFGGGVNEVMREMIAASGLKVPRVPR; translated from the coding sequence ATGTATATCGACCTCACCCCCGAGCAGCGGGCACTGCAAGCTGAACTGCGCGAATACTTTTCGACTCTGATCAGCCCCGAAGAAGCCAAGGCGATGGAGTCCGACCGGCACAACGAGGCCTACCGCACGGTGATCAAGCGGATGGGTAGCGACGGCAAGCTCGGCGTCGGCTGGCCCAAGGAATACGGCGGCCTCGGGTTCGGTCCGGTGGAGCAGCAGATCTTCATCAACGAGGCCAACCGCGCCGACATCCCGTTGCCCATGGTGACCCTGCAGACCGTCGGTCCCACCCTGCAGGCCCTGGGCACCGAGGAGCAGAAGCGCAAGTTCCTGCCCGGAATCCTCTCCGGCGACGTACATTTCGCGATCGGCTACTCCGAGCCGGAGGCCGGGACCGACCTGGCGTCGCTGCGCACCACCGCCGTCCGCCGTAGGGGAGAGTCCGGCGACCACTATGTGGTCAACGGGCAGAAGATGTGGACCACCGGCGCGCACGACGCCGACTACATCTGGCTGGCCTGCCGCACCGACCCGACGGCGGCCAAGCACAAGGGCATCTCGATCCTGATCGTCGACACCAAGGATCCGGGATACTCCTGGACGCCGATCATCCTGTCCGACGGGGCGCACCACACCAACGCGTCCTACTACAACGACGTGCGGGTGCCCGCCGACATGCTGGTCGGCGAGGAGAACGGCGGCTGGAAGCTGATCACCACCCAGCTCAACCACGAGCGGGTCGGTCTAGGGCCGGCCGGGCGCGTCGCCGGCATCTACGACCAGGTGAACACCTGGGCGCGTACCCCGGGCTCGGACGGCGCCGCGCCGATCGCCCACGACGCCGTTCGCCGGCTGCTGGGCCAGATCCGGTCGATCTGGCGGATCAACGAACTGCTGAACTGGCAGGTCGCGGCGTCCGGGGAGACCATCGCCGTGGCGGACGCCGCGGCGACGAAAGTCTTTTCCACCGAGCGCATTCAAGAGGTGGGGCGCCTGTCCGAGGAGATCCTCGCCTACGGCAACCCGGCCGATCCGCATACCGCCGCGATCATGGAGTGGCTCGACAAGATGACCAAACGGAATCTGGTGATCACCTTCGGTGGTGGCGTCAACGAGGTGATGCGCGAGATGATCGCCGCCTCGGGCCTCAAGGTCCCGCGGGTGCCGCGATGA
- a CDS encoding histidine phosphatase family protein has translation MHHTNTQRLRHGLIAAATALTAFCLLMLTAIPSWAMTVTFIRHGESFANAGNSIDTSIPGPSLTAQGQSEAAAVGTEAWVAKYGTIDAIFASTMVRTQETAAPLSKYLGTDPGHPMPITVLGGTDYINEHPGTRIGVQEITSGIFTGLPEKDGLGRIGYIVAPLMWTMGLQFVSVPGGENGLAFNERMTNALNVIEQTTPEGTDGKQNAAVFSHGATIMMWTMMNVDNPDLLLLMQHPLGNTDVVVVTGSNEEGWHLESWAGQPVGDANYPTQMLVNLRSLIVAPQQAVYNMRKPVLNLDPGTIASTAGDGIVNVGKAGVTFVKDSVNDTINAIRGLVPSTLSSATTTVSKTTPNALRANSPTIAAFAGTVPATESTPITDQPDAAVNPGSQLKSMLNDATGQGRATLSTVRANAAERAVARAQQRQVVQQNVRDLGTTVTSAVERAGQNLGEAVGIKPKAKTAATQADPKPAKQRIKRADRDAA, from the coding sequence ATGCACCACACCAATACGCAAAGGCTGCGCCACGGCCTGATCGCCGCCGCGACCGCGCTCACCGCGTTCTGCCTACTGATGCTCACCGCGATTCCGTCGTGGGCGATGACCGTGACGTTCATCCGGCACGGGGAATCGTTCGCCAACGCCGGAAACAGCATCGACACCTCGATCCCCGGACCCAGCCTGACTGCCCAGGGCCAATCAGAGGCTGCGGCCGTGGGAACTGAGGCCTGGGTCGCCAAGTACGGCACCATCGACGCGATCTTCGCGTCCACCATGGTTCGCACCCAGGAGACCGCAGCCCCGCTGTCCAAGTATTTGGGCACCGACCCCGGCCATCCGATGCCGATCACAGTCCTAGGCGGTACCGACTACATCAACGAGCACCCCGGAACCCGGATCGGCGTTCAGGAGATCACCTCCGGCATCTTCACCGGGCTGCCCGAGAAGGACGGCCTGGGCCGCATCGGCTACATCGTGGCGCCGCTCATGTGGACCATGGGCCTGCAGTTCGTGTCCGTCCCCGGCGGGGAGAACGGGCTGGCGTTCAACGAGCGGATGACCAACGCGCTGAACGTGATCGAGCAAACCACTCCGGAAGGCACCGACGGCAAGCAGAACGCCGCGGTGTTCTCCCACGGCGCCACCATCATGATGTGGACGATGATGAACGTCGACAATCCCGATCTGCTGCTGCTCATGCAGCATCCGCTGGGCAACACCGACGTCGTGGTGGTCACCGGCAGCAACGAGGAGGGCTGGCACCTGGAATCCTGGGCCGGTCAACCCGTCGGCGACGCGAACTACCCGACCCAGATGCTGGTCAACCTGCGCAGCCTGATCGTGGCCCCGCAGCAGGCCGTCTACAACATGCGTAAGCCGGTGCTGAACCTCGACCCGGGCACCATTGCCAGCACCGCGGGCGACGGCATCGTCAACGTGGGCAAGGCCGGCGTGACGTTCGTGAAGGATTCGGTCAACGACACCATCAACGCGATCCGCGGGCTGGTGCCGAGCACCCTGTCGTCCGCGACCACCACGGTGTCGAAGACGACACCCAATGCACTGCGGGCCAATTCGCCCACCATCGCCGCCTTCGCGGGCACCGTGCCGGCGACGGAGTCGACCCCGATCACCGACCAGCCTGACGCGGCGGTCAACCCGGGCTCGCAGCTGAAGTCGATGCTCAACGACGCCACCGGCCAGGGACGCGCGACGCTGAGCACGGTGCGCGCCAACGCCGCCGAGCGGGCCGTTGCCCGGGCCCAGCAGCGGCAGGTGGTCCAGCAGAACGTCCGGGATCTCGGCACCACGGTGACCTCGGCCGTCGAGCGTGCCGGCCAGAACCTGGGCGAGGCCGTCGGCATCAAGCCCAAGGCCAAGACCGCTGCTACGCAGGCCGACCCCAAGCCCGCCAAGCAGCGAATCAAGCGCGCCGACCGCGACGCCGCCTGA